The Anoxybacillus amylolyticus DNA segment GATTGGGAAAGCGGGTAATCCGTTGTTGATGGACGGGGTGAATATTACGATCGGAGCAGCGACGGAAATTATTGCAGCCGAAGGAAAAATTGTCACCGCCGGGGGAATTGACGCCCATATTCATTTTATTTGCCCGCAGCAAATCGAAACGGCTTTGTCATCGGGAATGACGACAATGATCGGCGGCGGAACAGGGCCGGCGACAGGGACAAATGCGACGACATGCACCCCTGGGGAATGGAACATTTATCGCATGTTGGAAACGGCTGAAGCGTTTCCGATGAATCTAGGGTTTTTAGGGAAAGGGAACGCATCGTCGAAAGAACCGTTAGCGGAGCAAATTCGCGCAGGTGCCATTGGGTTGAAGCTTCATGAAGATTGGGGGACAACAGCCGCAGCGATTGATACGAGCTTGCAGGTCGCTGACGAATATGATGTGCAAGTGGCAATTCATACCGATACGCTGAATGAAGGGGGATTTGTTGAAGATACGTTAAGGGCGATTAACGGGCGCGTGATCCACACCTATCATACGGAAGGAGCAGGCGGAGGGCATGCGCCAGATATTATTAAAGTCGCAAGTTTTCCAAATATATTACCTTCTTCTACCAATCCAACGAGACCTTACACAAAAAATACGCTAGATGAGCATTTAGATATGTTGATGGTTTGTCATCATTTAGATCCGTCTGTTCCTGAAGATATTGCTTTTGCCGATTCGCGCATTCGGAAAGAAACGATTGCGGCGGAAGATATTCTCCATGATTTAGGCGTCTTTAGCATGATTAGCTCCGATTCACAAGCGATGGGACGCGTCGGAGAGGTAATTTTGCGAACGTGGCAAACGGCGGATAAGATGAAAAAGCAATTTGGAAAATTGCCTGAGGAGGAAGGAAGAGGCGATAATTTTCGCGTCAAACGTTACATCGCCAAATATACGATCAATCCAGCGATTACCCATGGGATTCATCAATACGTCGGATCGGTAGAAGTAGGCAAATTAGCTGATTTAGTCGTTTGGCATCCGGCATTTTTTGGTGTAAAACCGGAACTCGTTTTAAAAGGTGGCATGATTGCCTATAGTGTAATGGGGGATCCAAACGCCAGCATTCCAACACCGCAGCCAGTCATATACCGGCCGATGTTTGCGAGCTATGGAAAATCGTTATATAACACATCGATTACATTTGTATCGAAAGCAGCATTGGAGCTTGAAATTCCACAAAAATTGAATTTGCAAAAAATGATTCGACCGGTAGAGAATATTCGTAGCTTATCTAAACATGACATGGTGCATAACAACGCGATGCCAAAGATTGAGGTCGATCCGCAAACGTACGAAGTGAAAGTGGATGGCAAGCTTATTACATGTGAACCAGCTGAAATCGTTCCAATGGCACAACGATACTTTTTATTTTGAGGGGGTCAAACATGATTGTTGAAAAAATTATTGGAAATATCCGAACATTAGATCATTTCCCGCCACACACGGAACGTGTATATATGAATAGTGATGATTTAGTGAAACGGATTCAACGAGTGGTGACGGATCATGGAACCGAAATAGGCATTCGTTTACAAGAGGCAAAGGAATTAACCGATGGCGATATTTTATTCATGGATGAGAAAAACATGATCGTTGTCAGCGTTCTTCCTGATGACTTGTTGGTCATTCGCCCGACATCGATCAAGCAGATGGGGGAAATTGCGCATCAGCTTGGGAACCGCCATTTGCCTGCACAATTCGAAGGAGAAGAAATGCTCGTTCAGTACGACTACCTAGTAGAGGAGCTTTTAAAACAGCTACATATTCCGTATCAACGGGAAAAGCGAAAAGTAAAGCAAGCATTTCGCCATATAGGACATAGCCATGCTGGATAAGCTATTGCCTTTATTGCAACTATGCGATTCCAATTTTCCTTCTGGAGCATTTTCGCACTCCTTTGGATTTGAAACGTACATTTACAACGAAAAAATCAACAACGAGAAAACGTTCCGTGAGGCGCTTTGTGCTTATATTCGAACGCAATTAACGTATATAGACGGCTTGGCATGCCGCTTAACGTATGATTTTTTACAGAAACAATCAAAAGACGATGTATGGCGGTTAAATGAAATATTGGCTGCGCTTTGTTTGGCGAGAGAAACGAGAGAAGGAACACGAATGATCGGGGAACGAATGTGGAAGCTTTGCCGTGAAATTTATCCTTTTGAGATATGGAACGATGATAAAGAAAAGCGAGATTACATTCATCCAGCCATTGTGTTTGCGATTGTATGTGATCATTTAAAAATCCCGAAAGATATAACGGTTTTATCGTATTTATATACATCTGTCCAAACGCTTGTTCAAAATGCGGTTCGCGGCATTCCGCTCGGTCAAACCGACGGGCAAAAGCTGCTCGTTTTTGTCCAACCTTATCTAGTTGAAGCGGTTCAAACCATTGATGCTTTAACCGAAGAAGATTTAGGGGCTGTAACGCCGGGGCTGGAAATTGCCCAAATGCAGCATGAGCAGCTTTCCGTCCGCTTATTTATGTCTTAATGTTAAAAAAGGAGATGGAATAAAAGATGGAACCAGTAAGAATTGGAATTGGAGGCCCGGTTGGTGCCGGAAAAACGATGCTTGTTGAAAAGCTGACGAGGGCGATGCATCGTGAGTTCAGCATCGCCGTTGTAACGAATGATATATACACAAAGGAAGATGCGCAGTTTTTAGTGAAACATAGCGTATTGCCGGAAGAGCGGATTATCGGGGTGGAAACAGGGGGATGCCCGCATACCGCCATTCGTGAAGATGCTTCGATGAATTTTGCGGCAATTGATGAGTTGAAAAGGCGACATCCGGATGTTGAGATTATTTTTATTGAGAGTGGCGGCGATAATTTGGCCGCTACGTTCAGCCCGGAGCTCGTTGACTTTTCGATTTATGTCATCGATGTGGCGCAAGGAGAAAAAATCCCGCGTAAAGGCGGACAAGGAATGATTAAATCCGATCTATTAGTGATTAATAAAATTGATCTTGCCCCTTATGTCGGGGCTAGTTTAGAAGTGATGGAAAGAGATGCAAAAGCGGCACGTGGAACGAAACCAGTTATTTTTACAAATTTGAAGGAAGAAATTGGATTGGATGAAGTGGTCGAATGGATGAAAAAACAAGTATTATTGGTAGGGTTAGAGGAATGAACTGGTCGGGCTTGTTGCAATGTACGGCCGCGGAGAAAAATGGCCGTACGATTGTTTCTGATTGCTATTATGAAGGGGCTTTTAAGCTAGCCCGGCCCATCTATCTTCACCCTTCCCAGCCAACGATTTATTTGATGCATGTAGGAGGAGGGTATGTCGACGGAGACCGATATAAGACGGAGATCTCTTTGCAAAAACAAGCAAGGATGATTGTGACAACGCAGTCGGCAACGAAAATTTATAAGACGGTGAAGACGCCGGTAGAACAATATACATTGTTTTCCCTTGATGATCAAAGCGTGCTCGAATTTTTCCCTGATCCGGTTATCGCTTATGAAAAAGCGAAATTTTATCAAGAGACGACTGTGTATATGAAAGAAAGCGCGACGTTTATATATGGAGACATTATAACGCCTGGATGGTCAGAAAGCGGCGAGTTGTTTCGCTACGATTGGATTCGTTCGAAACTAAAGATCTATTATGAAGGTCATTTAAAGTTATTCGATCACCTTTATTTAGAACCAAGTAAAGGAATTACTGACATTTTTCAAATGGAAAGTTATACTTATATTGGATCTCTTTTTGTCGTTAGTCCTTTGATCACAAAGGATGTTCTTAAAAAAATTTGAAAAGATTGCAGCGCATTTCCCTAACGAAGCCCATTTCGGATGGTCCACTCCGATCGTTCCGGGGCTTGTTGTTCGTATTTTAGCCCGCGAAACGTACATCATTGAGGCTATTTTTCAACTTATCCACCAATTGATTCGGGGGGAATGTTTTCAGGAAGGACCGATTTTTTTAAGGAAGTACTAAAAAGAGAAGGGGTTGAAACATTAGTGAGCACCGTATGGCCGACATTGTTTTTTGGATTTGTTTTAGGTCTCAAACATGCCACAGAGCCAGACCATGTCATTGCTGTATCAACGATTGCCAGTCGAACGAAGAAGCTTTCGCTTTCGTCGCTCGCAGGGATTTTTTGGGGAATTGGCCACACCGCAACATTATTTGTTGTGGGGATGATCGTGATCGGGCTGGAACAACAAATACCGGAAACCGCAGCGATGTGGCTGGAACTAGCGGTTGGAGTGATGATCGTCGTTTTAGGGATTACGAGTTTTCGGTCATCGAATGTTGTTTCTAGTCAAAAGGAAGTAAGCATAACCCATCTTCATGTGAAATCGACAGTGATTGGTATTGTTCACGGGTTAGCCGGCAGCGCCGGAATGGTGCTTTTGACGTTAACGACTGTCGATACACGGTTGCAAGCGATATTATTTATATTGATATTCGGCGTCGGAACGATTATGGGAATGATGTTATTTACGACATTTCTCGGTTTACCATTTATTTGGATGAAACATAAACAAATGGTTTACCAATTCACCATTAAAGCCGTTTCGTTGATTAGTATCGCATATGGTTTATATTACATATATCATATAAGTAGTGAAATCATTGTTTAATATGATGTCTATCACAACGCCTTGAACCAAAATACCATCGTTCAAGACGAAGCGTATACGTACGATGGATTCGGCAATCGCAAGCAAATCATCAAAACGAAAGACGGACTATCCACGACGATCACGGCCGATTATAATGCAGCGAATCAATTGACCCGTTTCGGCGATGAAACGATCACGTACGATGCGAACGGCAATCAGACCGAAGATGGTGAGTACCAATATGAATGGAACGAAGCCGATCAGCTTGTCGCTATCACAAGAAAAGGCGAAAGCACGCCGTTTGTGACGTACAAATATGATGAAGACCGCCGCCGCATTCAAAAGAACGTGAATGGCGTCGTGATGAACTACCACTACCAAGGCGACAGCCTCAACGTCGTACGAGTAAAATGTTTGTGGGAGGAAGGTAAGCCCTCTTTTGGTTCAAGGGGGGTTCTTGAACTGAGGGAGGACGAGCATTTGCGACAAAAATTTTTCAGAGGAACAATTACAAAAAATGTATGAACAATGTAAAAGTACTAAAAATATGGATCAAATGGTGTAACAAGGATATATGATGTAAAGATCAGTTATTGAAACACTGTAGGCTTAAAACTACAGTGTTTTTTCGTCTGCCTATTGTTTTATGATATTTGCAAGATAATATTAGTGTGTATTTTTAACTGTTACATAAAATCCATCGATTCTGCAAATTTATGTTGTAAAATAAAAGCGCTAATAATGAGTTCTTATAAGGAAGGGACAAACGTGCGAAAACTTTCGTTTAAGCTAGGGCTATTGTTTTTTGTCTTTGTGCTAGGAATCGAAACGGTGTTATTTGCGTCGTTATATGTGACACTTGTGAACGCAAGAATCAATGAAGAATTTGAGCAGTTGCTGGCAAGAGGGAACAATCACCGCGATGTATTGGAAAAAAGCTATCACCCTTCTACGTTAGAACATGTCGTCATGATGGAGTCGGAAGCGGAGACGGATGTGGTCATTACAGATGCGAAAGGGAAGATTTTGTATTTTTCCGATCACATTTTGCCGTTTGCGAAAAAACTCATTCCGTCTGTCGATGTCCGCCACATTCCTCACAGCGGGATGGTCGTGCAAAACAACTGGAAAAAGGAGTCGTATATCGCCACCGCAAGCCCGATTCGGATGGACGGCAAGACAAGAGGATATGTATATATGTTTCAGCGGACGGCTTCCATTCAAAACATGATTGATAAGCTAAAACATCATTTTCTAGTCGTAGGCATTCTTTCCGTCTTTTTGACCATTATGACGATTGCTTTTTTATCAAGAGTCATTACGATTCCGCTCATTCGGATGAAACAAGCGACCGAAAAACTGAGCAAGGGGGACTTTTCTGTCCGCCTGCAAGTAAAAGGAGAAGATGAGTTGGCACAGTTAGGAAAAGCGATTCAAACATTGGCAAGGGATTTAGAATACTTAAAAAAAGAAAGAAACGAATTTCTCGCCAGTATTTCTCATGAGCTTCGTACTCCGCTCACGTACGTCAAAGGATATGCAGACATCGCGAGAAGGCCAACTATCGAGGAGGAAGAAAGAGCGAAATATTTGTCCATTATTTATGAAGAAGCAGAGCATATGCAAAAATTAGTGAAAGACTTGTTTGAGCTTGCGAAAATGGATCAACATTCGTTTCAAATCCAGAAAGAGCCAACTCCACTATGCCTTTTTTTGAAAAAAATATACGAGAAGATGTATCCTGCTTTTCAGACGAAAAATATGTCTCTTGTCTACCGCTGTGAGGAAAACATTACCGTCCATATCGATCAACAGCGGTTTGAACAAGTGATGATGAATCTTTTAGACAATGCGTTAAAATATTCTCATCAAGGTTCTACCGTTTCCATTGATGTAAGAATGGAGAAAAAGAACGTGATGATTATGATTTCCGACGAAGGAATAGGAATTCCTGAAGCAGATTTGCCTTATGTTTTTGAACGATTTTACAGGGTGGATAAATCACGGTCGCGAACAGGCGGGGGCACAGGGTTAGGTCTGTCGATTGCCAAAGAAATTGTCGAAGCGCACGGCGGTTCGATTTCCGCAACGAGCCAATTCGGAAAAGGGACAAACATGATCATTACATTGCCAAGGGGGGATGATGATGTATACGATTTTATTGGTTGATGACGAAAAACGAATGTTAGATTTATTAGAGCTGTATCTTGCACCGAAAGGGTACCGTTGTGTCAAATGCGAGTCAGGAGTAGCGGCGATTCGCTATTTAGAAAATAATAAAGCAGACCTTGTGTTGCTGGATGTGATGATGCCAGAGATGGACGGATGGGAAACGTGCAAACAAATAAGAGAGTTTTCGAATGTCCCAATTATTATGGTAACAGCAAGAGGGGAAACGACAGATGTTGTCCAAGGGTTGAAAATCGGAGCAGATGATTATATTACAAAACCATTTGACGAAT contains these protein-coding regions:
- the ureG gene encoding urease accessory protein UreG, translated to MEPVRIGIGGPVGAGKTMLVEKLTRAMHREFSIAVVTNDIYTKEDAQFLVKHSVLPEERIIGVETGGCPHTAIREDASMNFAAIDELKRRHPDVEIIFIESGGDNLAATFSPELVDFSIYVIDVAQGEKIPRKGGQGMIKSDLLVINKIDLAPYVGASLEVMERDAKAARGTKPVIFTNLKEEIGLDEVVEWMKKQVLLVGLEE
- the ureC gene encoding urease subunit alpha, with translation MSFQMSRQQYADMFGPTTGDCVRLADTDLWIEIEKDFTVYGDEVKFGGGKVIRDGMGQHPLATRSESMDLVLTNAIIVDYTGIYKADIGIKDGKIAAIGKAGNPLLMDGVNITIGAATEIIAAEGKIVTAGGIDAHIHFICPQQIETALSSGMTTMIGGGTGPATGTNATTCTPGEWNIYRMLETAEAFPMNLGFLGKGNASSKEPLAEQIRAGAIGLKLHEDWGTTAAAIDTSLQVADEYDVQVAIHTDTLNEGGFVEDTLRAINGRVIHTYHTEGAGGGHAPDIIKVASFPNILPSSTNPTRPYTKNTLDEHLDMLMVCHHLDPSVPEDIAFADSRIRKETIAAEDILHDLGVFSMISSDSQAMGRVGEVILRTWQTADKMKKQFGKLPEEEGRGDNFRVKRYIAKYTINPAITHGIHQYVGSVEVGKLADLVVWHPAFFGVKPELVLKGGMIAYSVMGDPNASIPTPQPVIYRPMFASYGKSLYNTSITFVSKAALELEIPQKLNLQKMIRPVENIRSLSKHDMVHNNAMPKIEVDPQTYEVKVDGKLITCEPAEIVPMAQRYFLF
- a CDS encoding sensor histidine kinase, producing MRKLSFKLGLLFFVFVLGIETVLFASLYVTLVNARINEEFEQLLARGNNHRDVLEKSYHPSTLEHVVMMESEAETDVVITDAKGKILYFSDHILPFAKKLIPSVDVRHIPHSGMVVQNNWKKESYIATASPIRMDGKTRGYVYMFQRTASIQNMIDKLKHHFLVVGILSVFLTIMTIAFLSRVITIPLIRMKQATEKLSKGDFSVRLQVKGEDELAQLGKAIQTLARDLEYLKKERNEFLASISHELRTPLTYVKGYADIARRPTIEEEERAKYLSIIYEEAEHMQKLVKDLFELAKMDQHSFQIQKEPTPLCLFLKKIYEKMYPAFQTKNMSLVYRCEENITVHIDQQRFEQVMMNLLDNALKYSHQGSTVSIDVRMEKKNVMIMISDEGIGIPEADLPYVFERFYRVDKSRSRTGGGTGLGLSIAKEIVEAHGGSISATSQFGKGTNMIITLPRGDDDVYDFIG
- a CDS encoding urease accessory protein UreH: MSTVWPTLFFGFVLGLKHATEPDHVIAVSTIASRTKKLSLSSLAGIFWGIGHTATLFVVGMIVIGLEQQIPETAAMWLELAVGVMIVVLGITSFRSSNVVSSQKEVSITHLHVKSTVIGIVHGLAGSAGMVLLTLTTVDTRLQAILFILIFGVGTIMGMMLFTTFLGLPFIWMKHKQMVYQFTIKAVSLISIAYGLYYIYHISSEIIV
- a CDS encoding urease accessory protein UreF translates to MLDKLLPLLQLCDSNFPSGAFSHSFGFETYIYNEKINNEKTFREALCAYIRTQLTYIDGLACRLTYDFLQKQSKDDVWRLNEILAALCLARETREGTRMIGERMWKLCREIYPFEIWNDDKEKRDYIHPAIVFAIVCDHLKIPKDITVLSYLYTSVQTLVQNAVRGIPLGQTDGQKLLVFVQPYLVEAVQTIDALTEEDLGAVTPGLEIAQMQHEQLSVRLFMS
- a CDS encoding urease accessory protein UreD, whose protein sequence is MDEKTSIIGRVRGMNWSGLLQCTAAEKNGRTIVSDCYYEGAFKLARPIYLHPSQPTIYLMHVGGGYVDGDRYKTEISLQKQARMIVTTQSATKIYKTVKTPVEQYTLFSLDDQSVLEFFPDPVIAYEKAKFYQETTVYMKESATFIYGDIITPGWSESGELFRYDWIRSKLKIYYEGHLKLFDHLYLEPSKGITDIFQMESYTYIGSLFVVSPLITKDVLKKI
- the ureE gene encoding urease accessory protein UreE gives rise to the protein MIVEKIIGNIRTLDHFPPHTERVYMNSDDLVKRIQRVVTDHGTEIGIRLQEAKELTDGDILFMDEKNMIVVSVLPDDLLVIRPTSIKQMGEIAHQLGNRHLPAQFEGEEMLVQYDYLVEELLKQLHIPYQREKRKVKQAFRHIGHSHAG